From Proteiniborus sp. MB09-C3, the proteins below share one genomic window:
- the mutL gene encoding DNA mismatch repair endonuclease MutL has product MNNIRLLDSNTINKIAAGEVIERPASVIKELIENSIDAMSSFITVEIEDGGKKYIRVTDNGTGISADDVELAFLRHSTSKIKNVDDLHSLSTLGFRGEALASIASVSQLELITRTKETISGIHVFINGGEIIKKSEVGCPVGTTIILRNLFYNVPVRQKFLKSDTIEASYISDIIYRLALGNPGLKFKYIKDNKVIINTPGKHDLKSTIYSLLGKEFVNSMFDIDYSGDDIEICGLISSPAFTRGNRNHQYTYVNGRYIKSEEISEIIESLYKTLIPINRFPVYAIYINISPELIDVNVHPTKTEIRFDNIEKLKNALSLAIGSAFSSNNLIPEVTIPAKKDDTKETQETFLDIDSIQREKVDNTNLLDTNDISSSKSTFCLENQVWNRALFKKEDKEDDDKSFIDVDDMIRVLDYSISESPEMSYENKIEAKINPIPDLNIIGNLFDTYIMAEDRVGKELYIIDQHAAHERIMYEKIKTQLESDEVYKQQLLTPLVINISHGEMQLIKENIDLFDRIGFDIDDFGLNSIVIRSVPLVFGVPDTRNLFLDILDNLKDRISSSYEMRLDKIMKLACSSAIKAGHNIKKIEIDTLLNDLRNADQPYTCPHGRPIIIKISKYELEKRFKRV; this is encoded by the coding sequence ATGAATAATATTAGGCTTTTAGATAGCAATACAATAAATAAAATTGCAGCTGGAGAAGTAATTGAACGACCAGCCTCTGTAATAAAAGAGCTTATTGAAAACTCAATTGATGCCATGTCATCTTTTATAACAGTTGAAATTGAAGACGGCGGGAAAAAATATATTCGAGTAACAGATAATGGTACGGGTATAAGTGCAGATGATGTTGAGCTTGCTTTTCTAAGGCATTCCACAAGTAAGATAAAGAATGTAGATGATCTTCATTCTTTATCAACTCTAGGCTTTAGGGGAGAGGCGTTAGCAAGTATTGCTTCTGTATCGCAGCTAGAGCTTATTACTAGAACCAAAGAAACTATTAGTGGAATACATGTATTTATTAATGGAGGAGAAATAATAAAAAAAAGTGAAGTAGGTTGTCCTGTAGGAACCACAATTATTTTAAGGAACTTATTTTACAATGTACCAGTTAGGCAAAAATTCCTTAAAAGTGATACAATAGAAGCTTCTTATATAAGTGATATTATATATAGACTAGCATTAGGAAATCCAGGGTTGAAGTTTAAGTACATTAAGGATAATAAGGTTATTATAAATACTCCAGGCAAGCACGATCTAAAGTCTACGATATATAGCCTTTTGGGAAAAGAATTTGTGAATTCTATGTTTGATATTGATTATTCTGGAGATGATATAGAGATATGTGGACTAATCAGTAGTCCTGCTTTTACTAGAGGTAATAGAAATCATCAATATACCTATGTCAACGGAAGATATATTAAGAGTGAGGAAATATCCGAGATTATTGAGAGCCTATACAAGACTCTAATTCCAATAAACAGGTTTCCTGTATATGCTATTTACATCAATATAAGTCCTGAATTAATTGATGTAAACGTGCACCCAACAAAAACAGAAATACGATTTGATAATATAGAAAAGCTTAAGAACGCACTTTCATTAGCTATTGGTTCTGCTTTCTCAAGTAACAATTTAATACCAGAGGTTACTATTCCAGCAAAAAAGGATGATACAAAAGAGACCCAAGAAACCTTTTTAGATATTGATAGTATTCAGAGAGAAAAAGTAGACAATACCAATCTATTAGACACCAATGATATAAGCTCATCTAAAAGTACTTTTTGTCTTGAAAATCAGGTTTGGAATAGAGCTTTATTTAAAAAAGAAGATAAAGAAGATGATGATAAGAGCTTCATCGACGTAGATGATATGATAAGAGTTCTAGATTATAGCATAAGCGAATCTCCTGAAATGAGCTATGAAAATAAAATAGAGGCTAAAATCAATCCTATACCTGATCTTAACATAATTGGCAATCTATTTGATACCTATATTATGGCTGAAGATAGAGTAGGGAAAGAGCTATATATTATTGACCAGCATGCCGCTCATGAAAGAATAATGTATGAGAAGATAAAAACTCAATTAGAATCGGATGAAGTCTATAAGCAACAATTATTGACACCATTAGTTATTAATATTTCCCATGGGGAAATGCAATTAATAAAAGAAAATATTGATTTATTTGATAGGATTGGCTTTGACATTGATGATTTTGGCCTCAATTCTATTGTCATAAGAAGTGTTCCGCTAGTATTTGGTGTTCCAGATACAAGAAACTTATTCTTAGACATTTTAGATAATTTAAAGGATAGGATTAGTAGTAGCTATGAGATGAGGCTTGACAAAATAATGAAGCTGGCTTGCTCAAGTGCAATAAAGGCTGGACATAATATAAAAAAGATAGAGATTGACACTTTATTAAATGATTTAAGAAATGCAGACCAACCTTATACATGCCCTCATGGAAGACCAATAATAATAAAGATATCAAAATACGAACTAGAAAAGAGATTTAAAAGAGTATAG
- the mutS gene encoding DNA mismatch repair protein MutS, translated as MLSLTPMMKQYLEIKEKYRDSILFFRLGDFYEMFFEDAITASKELEIALTGRDCGQKEKAPMCGIPFHSADTYIAKLIEKGYKVAICEQVEDPSKAVGLVKRDVVRVITPGTVIDPNMLDEKKNNYLCCIFLDEKGYGLAYVDVSTGDFFTTEGILENVDIIDALFDELGKIMPTEIICNNFFYDNEIISSKIRQRFECMINTYHEWTFDLGFAEESIKRQLSVISLDGLGMRDKNYSVIASGALIEYLRETQKTSFYHINKINQYSSNNYMVLDVNTRRNLELTETIRGKTKKGSLLWVLDKTSTAMGGRLLKKWIEEPLLDKKSIEYRLSTVEYFVDNLILINDLRSLLKDVYDIERLMSKVIYGTCNARDLIALKNSIKVFPQIKTFLKDTGCEELIDISYKLDGLEDIYDLIDKSIVDDPPFSVREGGIIKKEYNFEIKSLREASVQGKEWLSKIEEQERIKTGIKNLKIGFNKVFGYFIEVSKGNIKFVPDYFIRKQTLANSERYITPELKEMEDKILGAEDKMVALEYQVFVNIRDSIAAEVKRIQDSGKIIAKVDVLNSLALSALNNNYIKPKINTNGFINIKEGKHPVVEKVLEEGLFVPNDTYLNNDESRVLVITGPNMAGKSTYMRQVALIVLMMQIGSFVPAEEADICIVDRIFTRIGASDDLSQGQSTFMVEMSEVANILNNATQNSLLILDEIGRGTSTYDGLSIAWAVIEYISNPKKIGAKTLFATHYHELTELENKLEGVLNYKILVQEKGEDIIFLRKIKKGGADRSYGIEVAKLAGVRGDVINRAYEILQDLEKRDESKPEIAISVSEKEIKENIHKSNNDLQLDLFNIKKSNLIEKIKDIDVEKLTPIDAINILYNLHEESKEI; from the coding sequence GTGTTGAGCTTGACACCAATGATGAAGCAATACCTAGAAATAAAAGAAAAATATAGAGATTCAATTCTCTTCTTTAGATTAGGCGATTTTTATGAAATGTTTTTTGAGGATGCAATTACTGCTTCGAAAGAATTAGAAATTGCATTAACCGGAAGAGACTGTGGCCAAAAAGAAAAGGCACCAATGTGTGGGATTCCATTTCATTCAGCAGATACCTATATAGCTAAGTTAATAGAAAAAGGATATAAGGTTGCTATTTGTGAGCAAGTTGAAGATCCTTCTAAAGCAGTTGGACTTGTAAAAAGAGATGTAGTTAGAGTAATAACTCCTGGTACGGTAATAGATCCTAATATGTTGGATGAAAAGAAAAACAATTATCTATGCTGCATTTTTCTAGATGAAAAAGGGTATGGATTAGCGTATGTTGACGTTTCTACTGGCGATTTTTTTACTACTGAAGGAATTTTAGAAAATGTCGACATTATTGATGCACTTTTTGATGAGTTAGGAAAGATAATGCCGACAGAAATAATATGCAATAATTTTTTTTATGATAATGAAATAATATCATCTAAGATAAGACAACGATTTGAATGTATGATAAATACATACCATGAATGGACCTTTGATTTAGGTTTTGCTGAAGAATCAATAAAAAGACAGTTATCAGTTATTAGTCTTGATGGTTTGGGCATGAGAGATAAGAATTATTCAGTAATTGCATCAGGTGCTTTAATAGAATATTTAAGGGAAACTCAAAAAACTTCATTTTATCATATAAATAAAATTAATCAGTATTCTTCTAATAACTATATGGTTCTGGACGTGAATACAAGGAGAAATCTTGAGCTTACTGAAACTATTAGAGGTAAAACAAAAAAAGGCTCCTTACTTTGGGTGCTTGATAAAACCTCTACAGCTATGGGAGGAAGGCTACTAAAAAAATGGATTGAGGAGCCCTTATTAGATAAAAAGAGTATTGAATACAGGCTAAGCACTGTTGAATATTTTGTAGATAATTTAATACTGATTAATGATTTAAGATCGTTACTAAAAGATGTATATGATATAGAGAGACTCATGTCAAAGGTCATATATGGAACTTGTAATGCCAGAGATTTAATCGCACTAAAGAATTCTATCAAGGTTTTTCCGCAAATTAAGACTTTCCTGAAGGATACGGGCTGTGAAGAATTAATTGATATTAGCTATAAACTTGATGGACTTGAGGATATTTACGACTTAATAGACAAATCAATTGTAGATGATCCTCCTTTTTCAGTAAGAGAAGGAGGTATTATAAAAAAAGAATATAATTTTGAAATAAAATCACTTAGAGAAGCATCTGTCCAGGGAAAAGAATGGCTTTCTAAAATAGAAGAACAGGAACGGATAAAAACAGGTATTAAGAATTTAAAAATTGGTTTCAATAAAGTCTTTGGATATTTTATTGAAGTTTCAAAAGGAAACATTAAATTTGTTCCAGATTATTTTATCAGGAAGCAAACTCTAGCTAATTCTGAAAGGTATATAACTCCAGAGTTGAAAGAGATGGAGGATAAAATTCTAGGTGCAGAAGATAAAATGGTTGCTTTAGAATATCAGGTATTTGTTAATATTAGAGATAGTATTGCAGCAGAAGTTAAGAGAATACAAGATTCAGGCAAGATAATAGCAAAAGTTGATGTTTTAAATTCATTAGCATTATCTGCTCTTAACAATAATTATATTAAACCCAAAATAAATACAAATGGTTTTATAAATATTAAGGAAGGTAAACATCCTGTAGTAGAGAAGGTATTGGAAGAAGGCTTGTTTGTTCCAAATGATACTTATCTAAATAATGATGAAAGCAGAGTTTTAGTTATTACTGGTCCTAATATGGCAGGAAAATCAACATATATGAGACAAGTTGCGCTTATTGTATTAATGATGCAAATAGGGAGCTTTGTACCTGCTGAAGAGGCAGATATTTGTATTGTTGACAGAATATTTACTAGAATAGGGGCTTCTGATGACTTGTCTCAGGGTCAAAGTACTTTTATGGTAGAAATGAGTGAAGTAGCAAATATATTGAATAATGCTACGCAAAATAGTCTTTTAATACTTGATGAAATTGGCAGAGGTACTAGCACATATGACGGTTTAAGTATTGCTTGGGCAGTAATAGAATATATCAGCAATCCAAAAAAAATCGGCGCAAAAACTTTATTTGCTACTCATTATCACGAATTAACAGAGCTTGAAAATAAATTAGAAGGAGTACTTAACTATAAAATTTTAGTTCAAGAAAAAGGTGAGGATATTATCTTTTTAAGGAAAATCAAAAAGGGTGGAGCGGATAGGAGCTATGGAATCGAGGTTGCAAAGCTAGCTGGTGTAAGAGGTGATGTAATAAACAGAGCCTATGAAATATTGCAAGACCTTGAAAAGAGAGATGAAAGTAAGCCAGAAATAGCGATTTCAGTAAGTGAAAAGGAGATTAAGGAAAATATCCATAAGAGCAATAATGATTTACAGCTTGATTTGTTCAATATAAAGAAAAGTAATCTAATTGAGAAAATTAAGGATATTGATGTAGAAAAGCTAACTCCAATTGATGCTATTAATATACTATATAATCTCCATGAAGAATCTAAGGAAATATAG
- the miaB gene encoding tRNA (N6-isopentenyl adenosine(37)-C2)-methylthiotransferase MiaB, producing MINSSKRYTILTWGCQMNEHDSEKMSGILESLGYINTDKKEEADLIILNTCLVRENAEFKVYGNLGELKALKRENPDLIIAICGCMMQKKEIRDIIKEKYKFVDIIFGTHNIHKLPELIANHNQHTRMIIDVWEDAGNIVEGIPAKRKYGFKAFVNIMYGCNNFCSYCIVPYTRGREKSREPEDIVNEIKNLADEGFKEVTLLGQNVNSYGKSLDSKITFADLLYLINDIDGIERIRFMTSHPKDLSDELIYAIKKCNKVCEHIHLPFQAGSNKILKLMNRKYTKEQYLELVKKIKDEIPNISLTTDIIVGFPGETEEDFMETIDIVKKAEFDSAFTFLYSIREGTPAAKMENQIPEEIKHKRLKKLLDVLNPISHDKNSQLLNTVQEVLVEETSKTDSTILSGRTRTSKLVHFEGDTDLIGKIVKVKINNTKTWTLEGTITNGE from the coding sequence ATGATAAATAGCAGTAAAAGGTATACAATTTTAACCTGGGGATGTCAAATGAATGAACACGACTCAGAAAAAATGTCAGGAATTTTAGAATCCTTAGGATATATAAATACAGATAAAAAAGAAGAAGCGGATCTAATAATTCTCAATACATGTCTAGTTAGAGAAAATGCAGAATTTAAGGTTTACGGTAACCTTGGAGAATTAAAGGCATTGAAAAGAGAAAACCCAGATTTGATAATTGCAATATGTGGATGTATGATGCAGAAAAAAGAAATAAGAGACATAATTAAAGAGAAATATAAATTTGTTGATATAATATTTGGAACACATAATATTCATAAGCTTCCTGAGCTAATTGCAAATCATAATCAACATACTAGGATGATTATAGATGTATGGGAAGATGCAGGAAACATTGTAGAAGGTATACCTGCAAAAAGAAAATATGGATTTAAGGCTTTTGTTAATATTATGTATGGTTGCAATAATTTTTGTAGCTATTGCATAGTTCCTTATACTAGGGGAAGAGAAAAAAGCAGAGAGCCCGAGGATATAGTAAATGAAATTAAAAATCTTGCAGATGAAGGCTTTAAGGAAGTCACCCTTTTGGGGCAGAATGTTAATTCATACGGAAAATCATTAGACTCAAAAATAACCTTTGCAGATTTGCTTTATTTGATTAATGACATAGATGGAATCGAAAGAATTAGATTTATGACATCACATCCAAAAGATTTATCAGATGAACTTATTTATGCAATAAAAAAATGTAATAAAGTCTGTGAACATATACATTTACCTTTTCAAGCAGGCAGTAACAAAATATTAAAGCTTATGAATAGAAAGTATACTAAGGAACAATATTTAGAATTAGTTAAAAAAATAAAGGATGAGATACCTAATATTTCATTAACTACTGATATTATTGTTGGTTTCCCAGGGGAGACAGAGGAAGATTTTATGGAAACCATTGACATTGTAAAAAAAGCAGAGTTTGATTCAGCCTTTACCTTCCTCTATTCCATAAGAGAAGGAACCCCTGCTGCTAAAATGGAGAATCAAATTCCTGAAGAAATTAAGCATAAAAGATTGAAAAAGCTGCTGGATGTTCTCAATCCCATAAGTCATGATAAAAATTCCCAGCTCTTAAATACTGTTCAGGAAGTTTTAGTAGAGGAAACTAGTAAGACTGATTCTACAATATTAAGTGGTAGAACCAGAACAAGTAAGCTAGTGCATTTTGAAGGAGATACGGATCTAATAGGGAAGATAGTTAAAGTCAAAATTAATAACACAAAAACATGGACATTAGAAGGAACTATAACCAATGGAGAATAA
- a CDS encoding PLP-dependent aminotransferase family protein, with protein sequence MERIGDIKLDKSNNKYLYLQLFEEIKRLIESNNIEPHTKLPTIRYLANKLGVNNSTIVNAYNQLETEGYIYKKIGSGTFVQDIRSKEVNKLILDEETSMNLDSLNLFLDMKKEEKIINFASTAPMPDLFPIDDFKIVLNEVLDRDKGRAFTYQESQGYLDLRKAISNYLSGFNIKANENNIHIISGAQQGIDILSKALIEYGSVVFTENPTYTGAIAVFKSRSARIVEIPINKDGIDLIDLEYKLRSLKPKFIYVMPNFQNPTGYSYTVAKMKKLIELAVKHNFYIIEDDYLSDLHLFNQPKNTLKSLDTVDKVIYIKSFSKIFMPGLRLAFMIIPQTIYSEVLSAKHISDISTSGLIQRAFHLYLEKGIWQKHIERMSTVYSERYNTIIKSIKKYMPKQVKYTLPQGGLNFWFSLPSSYSANELYKLCLKNGITIAPGSLFDIWQRDTKYFRLSIASVHKDEIDFGIAKLSQIINFFLKNYQKDNITIDLYNNLF encoded by the coding sequence GTGGAGCGAATTGGAGATATTAAGCTTGATAAGAGCAATAATAAATACTTATACCTTCAGTTATTTGAGGAGATAAAAAGATTAATAGAGTCAAATAATATTGAACCTCATACAAAATTACCAACTATTAGATATTTAGCAAATAAACTTGGAGTAAATAATAGTACAATAGTAAATGCTTATAATCAATTAGAGACAGAAGGATATATTTACAAAAAAATAGGGAGTGGTACTTTTGTTCAGGATATACGGAGTAAAGAAGTGAACAAACTAATACTAGATGAAGAAACGAGTATGAATTTGGACAGTTTAAACCTATTTTTAGACATGAAAAAGGAAGAGAAAATAATTAATTTTGCTAGCACTGCTCCTATGCCAGATCTTTTTCCCATAGATGACTTTAAGATAGTTTTGAATGAAGTATTAGATAGAGATAAAGGAAGAGCTTTTACCTATCAGGAAAGCCAAGGTTATTTAGATCTTAGAAAAGCAATAAGCAACTATCTATCTGGTTTTAATATAAAGGCCAACGAAAACAATATACATATAATATCTGGAGCACAGCAAGGTATAGATATTTTATCAAAGGCTTTAATTGAATATGGCAGCGTTGTATTCACAGAGAATCCTACATATACAGGTGCAATAGCTGTATTCAAATCTAGATCTGCTAGAATAGTGGAGATACCTATAAATAAAGACGGAATAGATTTAATAGACTTAGAATATAAGCTAAGGAGTCTTAAACCAAAGTTCATATATGTAATGCCTAACTTTCAGAATCCTACTGGATATTCTTATACTGTAGCAAAAATGAAAAAACTAATTGAATTAGCTGTGAAACATAATTTTTATATTATTGAAGACGATTATTTAAGTGACTTACATTTATTCAATCAACCAAAAAACACTTTAAAATCCCTTGATACAGTGGATAAAGTGATATATATTAAAAGCTTTTCTAAAATCTTTATGCCTGGTTTAAGACTTGCTTTTATGATAATACCACAAACTATATATAGCGAAGTGTTATCAGCTAAACATATATCAGATATTTCGACCTCTGGCTTGATACAAAGGGCATTTCATCTATATTTAGAAAAAGGAATTTGGCAAAAGCATATTGAACGTATGAGTACTGTTTATTCTGAAAGATACAATACCATAATTAAGAGCATAAAAAAATATATGCCAAAGCAGGTAAAATATACTTTACCTCAAGGAGGTCTTAATTTTTGGTTCTCCTTACCTAGCAGCTATTCTGCTAATGAATTGTATAAGCTATGCCTTAAAAATGGTATAACCATAGCTCCAGGCTCTTTATTTGATATTTGGCAACGAGATACAAAGTACTTTAGGTTGAGCATAGCCTCTGTTCATAAAGATGAAATTGATTTTGGAATAGCTAAGTTAAGTCAAATAATAAACTTTTTTTTGAAAAATTATCAAAAAGATAATATTACAATAGATTTATATAATAACCTTTTTTAA
- a CDS encoding MerR family transcriptional regulator encodes MYDAEKEYTISEVSEMTGYQPHVIRYYEKEFELEIPRNNSNHRYYTYKELEIYNYIKALQEKGFTNKQIKLIINSPELIVTDGEAAVTTLVKKESEVIPSSTEIYEIFKELITEGLGSILIEKADTNLNVINELKDEIAELRNDINSNERDVLICENIKLKMQLKEKSYQVVELKDKLKREQESSKGILTKFFGKK; translated from the coding sequence GTGTACGATGCAGAAAAAGAATATACAATCTCTGAGGTTTCGGAAATGACTGGCTACCAGCCTCATGTCATAAGGTATTATGAGAAAGAATTTGAATTAGAGATACCAAGAAATAACTCTAATCATAGGTATTATACTTATAAGGAACTAGAAATTTATAATTACATCAAAGCATTACAAGAGAAAGGTTTTACAAACAAGCAAATTAAGCTAATCATTAATTCTCCAGAGCTTATAGTCACTGATGGTGAAGCTGCGGTAACTACTTTAGTGAAGAAGGAATCTGAGGTGATTCCTAGTTCTACTGAAATTTATGAAATATTTAAAGAATTAATTACTGAAGGATTGGGATCTATTTTAATCGAGAAAGCAGATACTAATTTGAACGTAATAAATGAGCTCAAGGATGAGATTGCTGAATTAAGAAATGATATTAATAGTAATGAAAGAGATGTTCTAATTTGTGAAAATATTAAGCTTAAAATGCAGCTAAAAGAAAAATCCTATCAGGTAGTTGAGTTGAAGGATAAATTGAAAAGAGAACAGGAATCCAGTAAAGGAATATTAACAAAATTTTTTGGTAAAAAATAA
- a CDS encoding M42 family metallopeptidase gives MNFNGELFKKLVNAFGPSGDENQVAEIIRDEIKDYADEFKIDRLGNLIARKKGNGKKVMLAAHMDQIGLLITDIDEKGFLRFTNIGGISPYVSLGQRVIFKNGITGVIYMEPTEDMSKLSLESMYIDIGASSKDEAERKVSIGDSCVYTSQYYENENNVISGCIDDRIGCYILIEAIKNLKETNNDIYFVFTSQEEVGLRGAKTSAYSIDPDFGIAVDITGSGDTPKAKRFAVGLDKGAAIKIKDQSIIVSPVVKDFMVKTAKENNIPYQLEILERGGTDSGAIHLTKEGIPSGVISVPTRYAHSPSETISKNDVNSCISLLLSLLNKEIEF, from the coding sequence ATGAATTTTAATGGAGAATTATTCAAAAAATTAGTTAATGCCTTTGGTCCTTCTGGCGATGAAAATCAAGTTGCAGAAATCATTCGTGATGAGATTAAGGACTATGCAGATGAATTTAAAATTGATAGATTAGGAAATCTAATTGCTAGAAAAAAAGGAAATGGGAAAAAAGTTATGTTAGCAGCTCATATGGATCAGATAGGGTTATTGATAACAGACATAGATGAGAAAGGCTTTTTAAGATTTACCAATATAGGTGGCATATCGCCTTATGTTTCTCTTGGGCAACGTGTTATTTTTAAAAATGGCATAACAGGCGTAATTTATATGGAACCTACAGAAGATATGAGTAAGCTTAGTTTAGAAAGCATGTATATAGATATAGGAGCTAGTTCAAAGGATGAAGCAGAGAGAAAAGTAAGTATAGGAGATTCATGTGTATATACATCGCAGTATTATGAAAACGAAAATAATGTTATTTCAGGCTGTATTGACGATAGAATAGGTTGCTATATATTAATTGAAGCAATAAAAAATTTGAAGGAAACCAATAATGATATTTATTTTGTTTTTACATCCCAAGAAGAAGTAGGCTTGAGAGGTGCAAAAACTTCTGCTTATAGCATTGATCCTGATTTTGGTATAGCAGTAGATATTACAGGCTCTGGTGATACTCCTAAAGCAAAACGATTTGCAGTAGGATTAGATAAAGGTGCAGCTATAAAAATAAAGGATCAAAGCATAATAGTTAGTCCAGTAGTAAAGGATTTTATGGTAAAGACCGCGAAAGAAAATAATATACCTTATCAGCTAGAAATATTAGAGCGTGGTGGAACTGATTCAGGAGCTATTCATCTTACAAAAGAAGGGATTCCTTCAGGAGTAATTTCAGTTCCCACTAGATATGCGCATAGTCCTAGCGAAACAATTTCTAAGAATGATGTAAATAGCTGCATAAGCTTATTGCTAAGTCTATTGAATAAAGAAATAGAGTTCTAA
- a CDS encoding M42 family metallopeptidase, which produces MLLKRLTEARGISGNEKEVREIIINEIKDYVDDIKVDKIGNIIAYKKGEVDTPKLMIAAHMDEVGLMITRIEDSGLLRFTCVGGIDQRVLVSKPVIVGNKKINGVIGAKPFHLQKRTEWKKALDYKELYIDIGVSSKDEAEKLVKPGEYASFLSEYVKFGDNLVKAKSLDDRVGCNILIDILKTKKKLSIYGVFTVMEEIGLVGAGPAAYGIEPDIGVVLEGTTCSDVPGIEGHLQATELGKGPAISVMDRTTIFNKDLRKLIIDIAKKNNIPYQLRKTTFGGNDSGKIHLAKGGAVTATISVPCRYIHSPISVMSKDDYANAEKLLNLFIDDIEKGGFNNEF; this is translated from the coding sequence ATGCTATTAAAAAGACTTACAGAAGCCAGAGGAATTTCAGGAAATGAAAAGGAAGTAAGAGAAATAATAATTAATGAAATAAAGGATTATGTAGATGATATTAAAGTAGATAAGATAGGAAATATTATTGCATATAAAAAAGGAGAGGTTGATACTCCTAAATTAATGATAGCTGCTCATATGGATGAAGTAGGACTGATGATTACAAGGATTGAAGATAGTGGATTATTAAGATTTACATGCGTAGGAGGCATAGATCAAAGAGTACTAGTTTCAAAGCCAGTAATAGTGGGCAACAAAAAAATAAATGGAGTAATCGGAGCAAAACCTTTTCATTTACAAAAAAGAACTGAATGGAAAAAAGCATTGGATTACAAGGAATTGTATATAGATATAGGTGTGAGCAGTAAAGATGAAGCTGAAAAGCTTGTAAAGCCTGGTGAATATGCTTCTTTCTTAAGTGAATATGTTAAATTTGGAGATAATTTAGTAAAAGCTAAATCTTTAGATGATAGAGTGGGATGTAATATATTGATAGACATATTAAAGACTAAAAAGAAGCTTTCTATCTATGGGGTATTTACAGTAATGGAGGAAATTGGACTAGTAGGTGCTGGCCCTGCTGCATATGGAATAGAGCCAGATATCGGGGTTGTATTAGAAGGAACAACTTGCTCAGATGTACCTGGAATAGAAGGACACCTGCAAGCAACAGAGTTAGGAAAAGGACCTGCAATTTCTGTAATGGATAGAACAACCATATTTAATAAGGATTTAAGAAAACTTATTATAGATATTGCAAAGAAGAATAACATTCCTTATCAGCTAAGAAAAACTACTTTTGGTGGTAATGATTCTGGGAAAATTCACTTAGCAAAGGGAGGGGCAGTAACTGCTACTATTTCGGTTCCATGTAGATATATTCACTCACCTATTAGTGTTATGAGTAAAGATGATTATGCTAATGCAGAAAAACTGCTAAATCTATTTATTGATGATATAGAAAAGGGAGGTTTTAATAATGAATTTTAA